Proteins from a single region of Chryseobacterium sp. T16E-39:
- a CDS encoding MFS transporter: MKNNKLKLIVVLFGLLLTIMDIFIINVSIPSIQRDIHASNGEMQLIIASYLIGFASFLITGGRLGDQYGRKKIFIIGLLFFMLSSIACGLSSNSVLLMISRFVQGISAALMSPQVLSMIQILFPGHEDRTKAMGWYGITIGIGTLSGQFLGGYFSSMTFMQESWRLIFLINIPICLLAIFLGWKILDESKSVITSRFDFFGVLLLVTGLFCFTYALTMMEHDGERAKNIFLLVISLTVLFLFIKNQQSRVQRAKPYLIDLNLFAFKNFNIGIIAVSFFFIMLDSYFYILSLFFQDGLKISPLYAGEIIVFQGVGFILASVISPKLILRYGKKFLVFGLLLIISVLIAQGYLFSKQTSFLLLYVLLFIHGVGVGSIIPALATIALSGIPEKLAGNASGVYITFQQSAAIVGIIMVGSVFYYYLGINPGFINYQKAFAAALLANILCLIVVIICIWKTPSGVLIKRK; encoded by the coding sequence ATGAAAAATAATAAACTTAAATTAATTGTGGTTCTTTTTGGACTATTGCTTACGATCATGGATATTTTTATCATTAACGTATCCATTCCTTCTATTCAGAGGGATATTCATGCTTCCAACGGAGAAATGCAGCTCATCATTGCCTCTTATCTTATTGGTTTTGCTTCTTTTCTGATTACAGGCGGAAGGTTGGGGGATCAGTATGGAAGGAAAAAAATCTTTATTATAGGATTGTTATTCTTTATGTTGAGCTCTATTGCATGTGGTCTGTCATCAAATTCTGTTTTGCTTATGATCTCAAGGTTTGTTCAAGGAATTAGTGCTGCATTGATGTCTCCGCAAGTATTATCCATGATCCAAATCCTATTTCCGGGACATGAGGACAGAACCAAAGCGATGGGGTGGTACGGAATTACAATAGGTATTGGAACGCTCTCGGGGCAATTTTTGGGAGGTTATTTTTCATCCATGACTTTTATGCAAGAATCGTGGCGACTTATTTTTCTCATCAACATTCCTATTTGTTTGTTAGCCATTTTTCTGGGATGGAAAATCCTTGACGAATCTAAAAGTGTTATCACTAGCCGGTTTGATTTTTTTGGCGTTCTTTTATTGGTGACGGGGCTTTTTTGTTTTACTTATGCCTTGACGATGATGGAGCATGATGGTGAGAGAGCGAAAAATATCTTTTTGCTTGTTATTTCCCTGACTGTTTTATTTCTTTTTATTAAAAATCAACAATCGAGAGTACAACGAGCGAAACCTTATCTGATTGATCTTAACCTTTTTGCATTTAAAAACTTTAACATAGGAATTATTGCTGTTTCTTTTTTCTTTATCATGCTTGATTCCTACTTTTATATTCTCTCGCTATTTTTCCAGGATGGTTTAAAGATCAGTCCATTGTATGCCGGGGAAATTATTGTTTTTCAGGGGGTAGGGTTTATTTTGGCATCTGTAATCTCACCTAAACTTATTTTACGTTATGGAAAGAAATTTCTGGTCTTTGGACTACTGCTCATCATCAGTGTTTTGATTGCACAAGGATATCTGTTTTCTAAACAAACCTCTTTTTTATTATTATACGTATTGCTCTTTATTCACGGGGTTGGAGTGGGATCCATTATACCGGCTCTTGCCACGATTGCATTGTCCGGAATCCCTGAAAAGCTGGCTGGAAATGCTTCAGGTGTGTACATTACGTTTCAGCAATCAGCAGCTATTGTTGGAATAATTATGGTTGGAAGCGTTTTTTATTATTATCTGGGAATAAATCCAGGTTTTATCAATTACCAAAAAGCATTTGCAGCTGCTTTATTAGCCAATATCTTATGTCTGATTGTAGTGATTATTTGTATCTGGAAGACTCCTTCGGGTGTGCTCATTAAGAGAAAATGA
- a CDS encoding TetR/AcrR family transcriptional regulator, translating into MEKEKVKDRIIRVASDLFYKQGFNSTGINQIIAEADIAIGSLYNHFSSKNELLKVYLIKEEIKWFDGFEKDSSKLVKAKDKIFALVDYRKNLQNSSGFSGCHFIKINAELGDSNPVISEFVMKHKEKQKVMIKDLVTQYNQEGGSVDSDEVTNVIYLLLEGAVVISTINKDSAAFDQSKKIIQGLLS; encoded by the coding sequence ATGGAAAAGGAGAAAGTAAAAGACCGGATTATCAGAGTTGCTTCAGATCTTTTTTATAAACAAGGTTTTAATTCGACGGGGATTAATCAAATTATTGCTGAGGCAGATATTGCTATTGGTTCTTTATACAATCATTTTTCATCCAAAAATGAACTGTTAAAAGTTTATTTAATTAAAGAAGAAATAAAATGGTTCGATGGATTTGAAAAAGATTCTTCAAAGCTGGTAAAAGCAAAAGACAAAATTTTTGCTTTGGTTGATTATCGCAAAAACTTGCAGAACTCTTCCGGATTTTCCGGATGCCATTTTATTAAGATCAATGCTGAGCTAGGAGACAGTAATCCTGTTATTTCTGAATTTGTTATGAAACATAAAGAAAAGCAGAAGGTAATGATCAAGGATCTTGTTACACAATACAATCAGGAAGGAGGGTCTGTAGATTCAGATGAAGTAACAAATGTCATCTATTTATTATTGGAAGGAGCTGTTGTGATTTCTACCATTAATAAGGATTCCGCGGCTTTTGATCAGTCCAAAAAAATTATTCAGGGCCTATTGTCCTAA
- a CDS encoding VOC family protein, whose translation MNRIRLSSSLLIFFFLLSSCQPSEKQNKPQTMSTINPAIYFEIPVHNVERAEKFYSSVFNFKFEKEIIDDYEMSLFPFEEKSNGITGALAKGDVYKPSKEGVIIYFKTSDIDHTLQKVLQNGGQILYPKTLNEKHGFAIAEFEDSEGNRIALHQTLKMRE comes from the coding sequence ATGAATAGAATCCGGTTAAGTTCGTCTTTATTAATCTTCTTTTTCCTTTTATCTTCCTGCCAGCCTTCTGAAAAACAAAATAAGCCACAAACCATGAGCACTATCAACCCCGCTATCTATTTTGAAATTCCCGTACATAATGTAGAACGTGCAGAGAAGTTTTACTCTTCAGTATTCAACTTTAAATTTGAAAAAGAGATCATTGATGATTATGAAATGTCTTTATTCCCTTTCGAAGAAAAAAGCAATGGAATAACAGGAGCCCTAGCCAAAGGTGATGTTTATAAACCTAGTAAAGAAGGAGTGATCATTTACTTTAAAACATCGGATATTGATCATACTTTACAAAAAGTCTTGCAAAATGGAGGTCAGATACTCTATCCGAAAACCCTAAATGAAAAACATGGTTTTGCCATTGCTGAATTTGAAGATTCAGAAGGAAACAGAATTGCTCTTCACCAAACTTTGAAAATGAGGGAATAA